From the Halorhabdus utahensis DSM 12940 genome, one window contains:
- the thiC gene encoding phosphomethylpyrimidine synthase ThiC has product MMGTQLQRARNGEITPAMERVAERENRDPEYVREKVAAGEAVIPNNHEHDSLDPMIIGKDFSTKVNANIGNSEPESDIETEREKLHTAVEYGADTVMDLSTGGDIPELRAGQIEHSPVPLGTVPIYEALKQAGSPEELTADLLLDVIESQAAQGTDYQTIHAGVLREHLPLTDGRITGIVSRGGSILAEWMENHGEQNPLYTHFDEICAILAEYDVTISLGDGLRPGSLADANDDAQLAELETLGDLTERAHEHGVQVMVEGPGHVPLDEIGEQVEYQQEVCDGAPFYLLGPLVTDVAPGYDHITSAIGATEAARHGAAMLCYVTPKEHLGLPDAEDVRDGLAAYRIAAHAGDVAAGKPGARDWDDALSQARYNFDWREQFNLALDPDRAKEYHDQTLPEDNYKEARYCSMCGAEFCSMRIDQDAREGEEMEGLDADVDLADSPAADVNLPPTGKHDTSGLPTVPEALCDHAGGEGLPGDD; this is encoded by the coding sequence ATGATGGGAACCCAACTGCAGCGCGCACGCAACGGTGAGATCACGCCGGCGATGGAGCGCGTCGCCGAGCGGGAGAACCGTGATCCCGAGTACGTCCGCGAGAAGGTCGCCGCGGGCGAGGCAGTGATCCCGAACAACCACGAGCACGACTCGCTGGATCCGATGATTATCGGGAAGGACTTTTCGACGAAAGTCAACGCCAACATCGGCAACAGCGAACCCGAAAGCGATATCGAAACCGAACGGGAGAAACTCCACACGGCCGTCGAATACGGCGCGGACACGGTGATGGATCTCTCGACGGGTGGTGACATTCCGGAACTTCGCGCCGGCCAGATCGAACACTCGCCGGTCCCGCTCGGGACAGTGCCGATCTACGAGGCGCTAAAGCAGGCCGGATCACCCGAGGAACTCACGGCGGACCTCCTCCTGGACGTGATCGAGTCCCAGGCCGCCCAGGGCACGGACTATCAGACGATTCATGCGGGGGTTCTCCGGGAGCACTTGCCGCTGACCGACGGCCGGATCACGGGCATCGTCTCCCGCGGTGGGTCGATTCTCGCCGAATGGATGGAAAATCACGGCGAGCAGAACCCGCTGTACACGCATTTCGACGAGATCTGTGCGATCCTTGCGGAATACGACGTGACGATCAGTCTCGGCGACGGGCTCCGACCCGGGAGCCTGGCAGACGCCAACGACGACGCCCAGCTGGCGGAACTGGAGACGCTGGGTGACCTCACCGAGCGCGCCCACGAGCACGGCGTCCAGGTCATGGTCGAGGGGCCGGGCCACGTCCCCCTAGACGAGATCGGCGAACAGGTCGAGTATCAACAGGAGGTCTGTGACGGCGCGCCGTTCTACCTGCTGGGCCCGCTGGTGACTGACGTTGCGCCGGGGTACGACCATATCACGAGTGCGATCGGCGCAACCGAGGCCGCCCGTCACGGCGCGGCGATGCTCTGCTACGTCACACCCAAAGAGCACCTCGGTTTGCCCGACGCCGAGGACGTCCGGGACGGGCTGGCGGCCTACCGGATCGCCGCTCATGCGGGCGACGTGGCCGCCGGGAAGCCAGGCGCTCGCGACTGGGACGACGCGCTTTCCCAGGCGCGGTACAACTTCGACTGGCGCGAGCAGTTCAACCTCGCGCTGGACCCCGACCGAGCCAAGGAGTATCACGACCAGACGCTCCCGGAGGACAACTACAAGGAAGCCCGCTACTGCTCGATGTGTGGCGCGGAATTTTGCTCGATGCGGATCGACCAGGACGCCCGTGAGGGGGAGGAGATGGAGGGACTGGACGCCGACGTCGATCTCGCGGACTCGCCCGCAGCCGACGTCAATCTGCCGCCGACGGGCAAACACGATACAAGTGGCCTGCCCACGGTGCCCGAGGCGTTGTGTGACCACGCCGGGGGCGAGGGTTTGCCGGGCGACGACTGA
- a CDS encoding type II toxin-antitoxin system VapC family toxin gives MPRVLLDTSVLFAAAYRRDSAHDDALPIVQGIDSTALPEAVVLDYVLAETMNGLTTHAGHDAATDFLDRIEENAQFHIDSLTADEFATAKALFRQYKAFSLVDACIVAFMRANGRQYLYALDDDFDAAEDISRLDTANNPYQPE, from the coding sequence ATGCCTCGGGTACTCCTCGACACAAGCGTCCTCTTCGCGGCTGCCTACCGCCGTGACAGTGCACACGACGACGCGCTCCCCATTGTACAGGGCATCGACAGTACAGCCCTTCCGGAAGCGGTAGTGCTCGACTACGTGCTCGCGGAGACGATGAACGGGCTGACGACACATGCCGGCCACGACGCTGCGACGGATTTTCTCGATCGGATCGAAGAAAACGCCCAGTTTCACATCGACTCACTGACGGCTGACGAGTTCGCAACGGCGAAAGCACTCTTTCGACAATACAAGGCGTTCTCGCTCGTCGACGCCTGTATCGTCGCGTTCATGCGAGCCAATGGACGACAGTACCTCTACGCGCTCGACGACGACTTCGACGCCGCCGAGGACATCAGCCGTCTCGACACCGCGAACAACCCATATCAGCCGGAGTGA
- a CDS encoding AbrB/MazE/SpoVT family DNA-binding domain-containing protein — MSSEQINSESKVSGNQANIPAQIRTELDIDDGDRLRWHLEDDGTLRVEVVQQRSGTFSDFDGYEGDQTTTVEREHDSWGVTVE; from the coding sequence ATGAGCAGTGAGCAGATCAACTCCGAGAGCAAGGTCTCGGGGAACCAGGCGAACATTCCCGCTCAAATCCGGACGGAACTCGACATCGACGACGGTGACCGACTCCGCTGGCACCTCGAAGACGATGGGACGCTCCGCGTGGAAGTCGTCCAGCAACGAAGCGGCACGTTCAGTGACTTCGACGGCTACGAGGGCGATCAGACGACGACAGTCGAACGTGAACACGACTCGTGGGGCGTCACCGTCGAATAA
- a CDS encoding DUF2237 family protein yields MSQSDPDAQRNVLGEALEPCSKTLSTGYQRDGHCTAVPGDRGSHHLCAKMTQDFLEFSRAQGNDLVTPRPQLDFPGVNPKDHWCLCVGRWLEAHEAGVAPPVVLEATNETVLEEIELETLQAHAVEE; encoded by the coding sequence ATGTCACAGAGCGATCCCGACGCCCAGCGCAACGTACTGGGCGAGGCACTCGAACCCTGCAGCAAGACACTCTCGACAGGCTACCAACGCGACGGTCACTGCACGGCGGTTCCCGGCGACCGTGGCAGCCACCATCTCTGTGCGAAGATGACCCAGGACTTTCTGGAGTTCTCCCGCGCGCAGGGCAACGATCTGGTCACGCCGCGGCCGCAACTGGACTTTCCGGGCGTGAATCCCAAAGATCACTGGTGTCTCTGCGTCGGTCGCTGGCTGGAGGCCCACGAAGCCGGCGTCGCCCCGCCGGTCGTTCTCGAGGCGACCAACGAAACAGTGCTGGAAGAAATCGAACTGGAGACCCTGCAAGCCCACGCCGTCGAGGAGTGA
- a CDS encoding D-aminoacyl-tRNA deacylase, producing MIGIVVSTADRASEHIHEHLLEVADWTTTRDESRSPGEGGGEVSRTDGFEMRVFDEWHLELDGVAAAFDDPDLVVFASRHSGETGPLLAAHHTGNFGPAEYGGADRDLARAAPNAHSRVLDALAEHAPEGYEVGMECTHHGPTEVGSPSLFVEVGSGPDQWDDPDAARAVAQAILDLRGVAADAPREDGEASARRHLVGFDGNHYVPRFERIVRETDWAVGHIAADWGLDALGDPLDNEDVLRAAFEKSAAEYALIDGDRPRLERAIDDLGLEIVGESWLRAVEGVPLPVARRVEDRLAAIDDGLRFGEPARGYDGDFQIVDIPGELLNEAQGIDREATRDAVEGVALAFTTEQSATLVGDRAAVVDGDDRIALVEALADVLRADYDVVTVRDDRVVARKEAFDPGLAADAGVPEGPKFGKLASGQPVDVDGERVEPGEVSREHEETFPV from the coding sequence ATGATCGGCATCGTCGTCTCGACAGCTGATCGCGCCTCGGAACACATCCACGAGCACCTCCTGGAAGTGGCGGACTGGACGACGACCCGTGACGAAAGTCGATCCCCTGGCGAGGGTGGTGGCGAGGTCTCCCGCACCGACGGCTTCGAAATGCGCGTCTTCGACGAATGGCACCTCGAGCTCGACGGCGTGGCCGCGGCCTTCGACGACCCCGATCTCGTCGTCTTCGCGTCCCGGCACTCCGGGGAGACCGGGCCACTGTTGGCCGCCCACCACACCGGCAACTTCGGGCCGGCCGAGTACGGCGGCGCGGACCGTGACCTCGCCCGCGCCGCACCGAACGCTCATAGCCGCGTCCTCGACGCGCTGGCCGAGCACGCGCCGGAAGGCTACGAGGTCGGCATGGAGTGCACCCACCACGGTCCGACCGAGGTTGGTTCCCCGTCGCTGTTCGTCGAGGTCGGCAGCGGTCCCGACCAGTGGGACGACCCCGACGCCGCCCGCGCGGTCGCACAGGCCATCCTCGACCTGCGTGGCGTCGCGGCCGATGCGCCCCGAGAGGACGGCGAGGCAAGCGCCCGCCGGCACCTCGTCGGGTTCGACGGGAACCACTACGTCCCGCGGTTCGAGCGTATCGTCCGCGAGACTGACTGGGCCGTGGGCCACATCGCCGCTGACTGGGGACTGGACGCACTCGGGGATCCACTCGACAACGAGGACGTGCTCCGGGCGGCCTTCGAGAAGAGCGCAGCCGAGTACGCGCTGATCGACGGTGATCGCCCGCGTCTCGAACGGGCGATCGACGACCTGGGACTCGAGATCGTCGGCGAGTCGTGGCTCCGGGCCGTCGAGGGCGTCCCGCTGCCCGTTGCCCGCCGCGTCGAGGACCGACTGGCAGCCATCGACGACGGGCTTCGCTTCGGGGAGCCGGCCCGCGGGTACGACGGTGATTTCCAGATCGTCGACATCCCGGGCGAGCTGCTCAACGAAGCACAGGGGATCGACCGCGAGGCGACCCGCGACGCCGTCGAGGGTGTCGCACTCGCGTTCACCACCGAGCAGAGCGCCACGCTCGTCGGCGACCGAGCCGCTGTTGTCGACGGCGATGATAGAATTGCACTGGTCGAGGCGCTCGCGGACGTCCTCCGCGCGGACTACGACGTGGTGACAGTCAGAGACGATCGAGTCGTTGCGAGGAAAGAAGCCTTCGACCCCGGACTGGCCGCGGATGCTGGCGTCCCGGAGGGGCCGAAGTTCGGCAAACTGGCGAGCGGACAGCCCGTCGACGTCGACGGCGAGCGTGTCGAACCCGGAGAAGTGAGTCGGGAGCACGAAGAGACGTTCCCGGTCTGA
- a CDS encoding sodium:calcium antiporter, which translates to MSRLRHPLTAVAAALVLTLPWVVVELSRLAAGLDWMPIDAGIALSTGPTVLVTGLAVVGASFLLAWGAETAEKDVPRAFALAVLAVLAVAPEYAVDALYAWDAGAQAGTTAGAEAGNLAIANMTGANRILIGLGWSGIALFTVYRAYKVRDDNVEKRSGFLADVVTLDKALTTEITFLWLATLWAFLVPLGGGIDLIDTVVLVGLYASYILIIIRSGIETEKEQIGVPGYLQSYRKPKRIATVLSLFIYSGVMILIAVEPFAHGLENLGLQYGVPKFFMIQWIAPLASESPELIVVVYLVNKARSSAGFNALISSKLNQWTLLIGTLAIVYSIAAGGVGVLEFDYKQSLEIWITAAQSFFALAILVNFNISLREAVALLVLFVSQVFAEFMVLNVLSLSHPEALSHQILLGYTAVYLLIGLAMFVRRRKAVKEMLGMTYEVVQTAFGRRSDFDIE; encoded by the coding sequence GTGTCTCGTCTACGCCATCCGTTGACGGCAGTCGCCGCTGCACTGGTACTGACGCTGCCGTGGGTCGTCGTCGAACTGTCACGGCTCGCCGCTGGACTCGACTGGATGCCGATCGACGCCGGGATCGCGCTCTCGACGGGCCCGACCGTCCTGGTGACCGGCCTGGCCGTCGTCGGCGCGTCGTTCCTGCTCGCGTGGGGGGCCGAAACAGCCGAGAAGGACGTCCCCCGGGCGTTCGCCCTCGCCGTCCTCGCGGTCCTCGCCGTCGCCCCGGAGTACGCCGTCGACGCGCTGTACGCCTGGGACGCCGGGGCGCAAGCCGGGACCACCGCGGGCGCGGAGGCCGGCAACCTCGCCATCGCGAACATGACGGGAGCCAACCGGATTCTGATCGGCCTGGGTTGGTCCGGGATCGCGCTGTTCACCGTCTATCGCGCCTACAAGGTTCGGGACGACAACGTCGAGAAGCGATCCGGCTTCCTCGCCGATGTCGTGACGCTCGATAAGGCGCTGACGACCGAAATCACGTTCCTCTGGCTGGCGACGCTGTGGGCGTTTCTGGTCCCACTCGGTGGCGGCATCGACCTGATCGACACCGTCGTCCTCGTCGGCCTGTACGCGAGTTACATCCTGATCATCATCCGCTCCGGCATCGAAACCGAAAAAGAGCAGATCGGTGTCCCGGGCTATCTTCAATCCTACCGCAAACCAAAGCGGATCGCAACCGTCCTCTCGCTGTTCATCTACTCGGGCGTCATGATCCTGATCGCCGTCGAACCGTTCGCCCACGGCCTCGAAAACCTCGGCCTGCAGTACGGCGTGCCGAAGTTCTTCATGATCCAGTGGATCGCCCCGCTGGCAAGCGAGTCACCCGAGTTGATTGTCGTCGTCTATCTCGTCAACAAAGCCCGATCCTCGGCCGGGTTCAACGCCCTGATCTCCTCGAAACTCAACCAGTGGACGCTGTTGATCGGGACGCTCGCGATCGTCTACTCGATCGCGGCGGGCGGGGTCGGCGTCCTCGAATTCGACTACAAGCAGAGCCTGGAGATCTGGATCACGGCCGCCCAGTCGTTCTTCGCGCTGGCGATCCTGGTCAACTTCAACATCAGCCTCCGGGAGGCCGTCGCGTTGCTCGTGTTGTTCGTCAGCCAAGTGTTCGCCGAGTTCATGGTGTTGAACGTCCTTTCGCTGTCCCATCCCGAAGCACTCAGCCACCAGATCCTGCTCGGCTACACCGCCGTCTACCTCCTCATCGGGCTGGCGATGTTCGTCCGCCGCCGCAAGGCTGTCAAGGAGATGCTCGGCATGACCTACGAAGTAGTCCAGACGGCGTTCGGTCGCCGGAGCGACTTCGATATCGAGTAA
- a CDS encoding shikimate dehydrogenase — protein MDVYGLLGNPVEHSLSPPMHEAAYDELGIDARYVTFEPPVDAAREAVEAAETLGVSGLNVTIPFKQDVLNAVAVDDLAERIGAVNTIDFSGDQPTGHNTDAIGAVRALTRHGVALSGTAVVVGAGGAGRAIAFGLADEGMDVAIANRTVETAHALAEEVPGASGHGLDALDSLLADADVLVNATSVGMDEDRSPVPATALHADLAVLDAVYSPIETRLLREAAAAGATTVDGAWMLLFQGVEAFERWSGQDAPVEEMNEALRERL, from the coding sequence ATGGACGTGTACGGACTCCTTGGCAACCCCGTGGAACACTCGCTGTCGCCGCCGATGCACGAGGCGGCCTACGACGAACTCGGCATCGACGCACGATACGTCACCTTCGAACCACCGGTCGACGCGGCACGCGAGGCCGTCGAGGCGGCCGAAACCCTCGGCGTCTCTGGACTCAACGTGACGATCCCGTTCAAACAGGACGTTCTCAACGCGGTCGCGGTCGACGACCTGGCCGAGCGGATCGGCGCGGTCAACACCATCGACTTCAGCGGTGATCAACCGACGGGGCACAACACTGACGCGATCGGTGCCGTGCGGGCGCTCACACGTCACGGTGTGGCCCTCTCCGGGACGGCCGTCGTCGTCGGAGCGGGCGGGGCTGGTCGCGCGATCGCCTTCGGTCTCGCTGACGAAGGCATGGACGTCGCAATCGCCAACCGGACCGTCGAGACGGCCCACGCCCTCGCCGAGGAGGTCCCGGGTGCCAGCGGGCATGGCCTCGATGCACTCGACTCCTTGCTGGCGGACGCGGATGTCCTCGTCAACGCGACGAGCGTGGGGATGGACGAGGACCGATCGCCAGTCCCCGCGACGGCGCTGCACGCCGACCTGGCGGTACTCGATGCAGTCTACAGCCCGATCGAGACGCGATTGTTACGCGAGGCGGCCGCGGCGGGTGCGACGACCGTCGACGGTGCCTGGATGTTGCTGTTCCAGGGCGTCGAGGCCTTCGAACGCTGGAGTGGGCAGGACGCTCCTGTCGAGGAGATGAACGAGGCACTTCGTGAACGCCTTTAA
- a CDS encoding helix-hairpin-helix domain-containing protein: MALFQQIKELLGLSSGESDTEMPSQNAGETENVAVTVEHEPDTESEDAVKGTRAVATSESSVDTSTDVETDTDAAEDAVERDDEPVESADTETDEPDESAEAEASEEAETAGEGTAATADEPTDGAESDSAASASTEPVQSINGIGPAYAERLAEADIETVGELAAADADAVAETTGIATSRVEGWIDQAGE, translated from the coding sequence ATGGCACTCTTCCAACAGATCAAGGAACTTCTCGGTCTCAGCTCGGGGGAGTCTGATACCGAGATGCCAAGCCAGAACGCGGGGGAAACCGAGAACGTGGCCGTCACGGTCGAGCACGAACCGGATACCGAAAGTGAGGATGCAGTCAAGGGAACCAGAGCGGTCGCAACCAGCGAGTCGAGCGTAGACACGTCGACCGATGTCGAGACCGACACTGACGCCGCTGAAGACGCGGTCGAGAGAGACGACGAACCTGTCGAATCCGCCGATACGGAAACAGACGAGCCGGACGAGTCGGCCGAGGCGGAAGCGTCCGAGGAGGCTGAAACGGCTGGCGAAGGCACGGCGGCGACCGCAGACGAACCGACAGACGGAGCCGAATCTGACTCGGCAGCGTCGGCGAGCACAGAACCGGTCCAGTCGATCAACGGGATCGGGCCGGCCTACGCCGAGCGACTCGCCGAGGCGGATATCGAGACTGTCGGGGAACTCGCCGCCGCCGACGCCGACGCCGTCGCCGAGACGACCGGCATCGCAACTTCGCGCGTCGAGGGCTGGATCGACCAGGCCGGCGAGTGA
- the pabB gene encoding aminodeoxychorismate synthase, component I, with protein sequence MTDPELVTDLATFRARAAGADPGDRVPVEARVTVTDPYEAYRRARRSTGGCVLETTGGTEGWSYFGVEPIEWLTVDPGEDTIGRLVDRLGEEHLHRAGADVPYPCGAIGWLSYDIAREIEALPGSAERDRDLPRLQVAVYDTLVAWEEPAQAPVTLRVTACPTVDGDPDAAFERGRERALELAGRAIDGDPGVEEPPATGPVRFESDTGREAFTDRVERVKEYVHEGDTFQANISHRLAAPAAVHPVEAFQSLRIGNPAPYSALLEFPAADLVSASPELLLHREADRLVTEPIAGTRPRGRTADADAGLERELRDDEKERAEHAMLVDLERNDLGKVSEYGSVDVEEYRRVDRYSEVMHLVSLVEGQLRDDQDLADAIRAVFPGGTITGAPKPRTMAIIDELEATRRGPYTGSIGIFGFDDRATMNIVIRTLVRHGEQYHLRVGAGIVEDSVPDREYDETLDKARALVTAVDDALADGTDLSVVEPSRARDAGRLDAGEEGASGGPEEGEDG encoded by the coding sequence ATGACGGACCCGGAACTCGTGACCGACCTGGCGACGTTCCGCGCACGTGCGGCCGGGGCGGATCCTGGCGATCGCGTCCCGGTCGAGGCTCGCGTCACGGTCACGGATCCCTACGAAGCCTACCGGCGCGCGCGCCGGTCGACCGGCGGCTGTGTGCTGGAAACTACCGGCGGCACCGAGGGCTGGAGCTACTTCGGGGTCGAGCCCATCGAGTGGCTGACTGTCGACCCGGGCGAGGACACGATCGGACGGCTCGTCGATCGACTCGGCGAGGAGCACCTCCATCGCGCCGGGGCGGACGTTCCCTATCCGTGCGGTGCCATCGGGTGGCTCTCCTACGACATCGCCCGGGAGATCGAGGCGCTCCCCGGCTCGGCCGAGCGCGACCGGGACCTGCCACGCCTGCAGGTGGCCGTTTACGACACGCTGGTCGCCTGGGAGGAACCCGCCCAGGCTCCGGTGACGCTCCGCGTGACGGCGTGTCCGACGGTCGACGGCGATCCCGACGCGGCTTTCGAGCGTGGGCGCGAGCGCGCGCTGGAGCTGGCTGGCCGCGCCATCGACGGCGACCCCGGCGTCGAAGAGCCGCCGGCGACGGGGCCAGTTCGCTTCGAGAGCGACACCGGCCGCGAGGCCTTCACCGACCGCGTCGAACGCGTCAAGGAATACGTTCACGAGGGCGACACCTTTCAGGCGAATATTTCCCACCGGTTGGCCGCGCCGGCGGCGGTCCACCCGGTCGAGGCCTTCCAGTCGCTCCGGATCGGCAACCCGGCCCCGTACTCGGCGCTGCTTGAATTCCCGGCCGCCGACCTGGTGAGTGCCAGTCCCGAACTCCTCCTCCATCGCGAGGCCGACCGGCTGGTCACCGAACCGATCGCAGGGACGCGGCCGCGGGGCCGAACGGCCGACGCCGATGCCGGGCTGGAGAGAGAACTCCGGGACGACGAGAAGGAACGCGCCGAACACGCGATGCTGGTCGACCTCGAACGCAACGACCTGGGCAAGGTCAGCGAGTACGGGAGCGTCGACGTCGAAGAGTACCGACGGGTGGATCGCTACTCCGAGGTAATGCATCTCGTCTCGCTGGTCGAGGGGCAACTCAGGGACGATCAGGACCTGGCCGACGCGATCCGCGCGGTGTTCCCGGGCGGGACGATCACCGGCGCGCCCAAGCCACGGACGATGGCGATCATCGACGAACTCGAAGCGACCCGTCGTGGCCCGTACACGGGCAGCATCGGGATCTTCGGCTTCGACGACCGGGCGACGATGAACATCGTCATCCGGACGCTCGTCCGGCACGGCGAGCAGTACCACCTTCGCGTCGGCGCGGGGATCGTCGAGGACTCGGTGCCCGACCGGGAGTACGACGAGACCCTCGACAAGGCCCGGGCACTGGTGACCGCCGTCGACGACGCGCTCGCGGACGGGACGGACCTCTCGGTCGTCGAGCCCTCCCGCGCAAGGGATGCCGGGCGACTGGACGCGGGCGAAGAGGGGGCGTCCGGGGGGCCGGAGGAGGGCGAGGATGGCTGA
- a CDS encoding anthranilate synthase component II, producing the protein MAEPTVLVVDNYDSFAYNLVQYVGEVVTTDAWLPGVDGEVLVRRNDAVDLADIRTLDPDAIVVSPGPGTPQAAGVSMPVFESLSTPALGVCLGHQALCAAHGASVGHAPAVVHGKSSAITHDGRGVFAALPQEFPVGRYHSLAVERDALPDCLEETAHTDDERSVVMGVRHRSKPHVGVQFHPESILTDNGKAMIAAFLEQHVV; encoded by the coding sequence ATGGCTGAGCCGACGGTCCTCGTCGTCGACAACTACGATTCGTTCGCCTACAATCTCGTGCAGTATGTGGGCGAGGTGGTCACGACGGACGCGTGGCTCCCCGGCGTCGACGGCGAGGTCCTGGTCCGGCGGAACGACGCGGTCGACCTCGCGGATATTCGGACGCTGGACCCGGACGCGATCGTCGTCTCGCCAGGCCCGGGCACCCCGCAGGCTGCCGGCGTTTCGATGCCCGTTTTCGAGTCGCTGTCGACACCCGCACTGGGGGTCTGCCTCGGTCACCAGGCGCTGTGTGCCGCACACGGCGCGTCAGTCGGCCACGCCCCGGCGGTGGTCCACGGCAAGTCCTCGGCGATCACCCACGACGGGCGGGGTGTCTTCGCCGCCCTCCCACAGGAGTTTCCGGTCGGCCGGTATCACTCGCTGGCTGTCGAACGCGACGCCCTGCCCGACTGTCTGGAAGAGACGGCCCACACCGACGACGAACGGTCGGTCGTCATGGGGGTGCGCCACCGCTCGAAGCCCCACGTGGGCGTCCAGTTCCATCCCGAGAGTATCCTGACCGACAACGGTAAGGCGATGATCGCCGCCTTCCTCGAGCAGCACGTCGTTTGA
- a CDS encoding aminotransferase class IV: MEYHVDGELVPAEEASVNVRDRGFMYGDAAFETLRAYGGEVFAWDAHADRLERTCETLGFARAIPPRADLRERIAETLAANDLTDAYVKLSISRGVQAGKLTPDPAVDPTIVVIVDSLPRGGIDGDPVWDDPATVRTVETRKIPDAALPADTKTHNYLNGILARLELQQEASGDPADEALLLDTDGYLAEGATSNLFFVADGVVHTPTTDQPILPGVTRSIVLDLAREEGLPVETGPYERDDLLAVDEAFLTNTTWELRPVGAVDGESIGGGPITRLLSRLYDRRVERSCYE, translated from the coding sequence ATGGAGTACCACGTCGACGGCGAACTTGTCCCGGCCGAGGAGGCCAGCGTCAACGTGCGCGACCGCGGCTTCATGTACGGCGACGCGGCCTTCGAGACGCTCCGGGCCTACGGCGGCGAGGTTTTCGCCTGGGACGCCCACGCCGACCGGCTCGAACGCACCTGCGAGACGCTCGGCTTCGCCCGGGCGATCCCGCCGCGTGCGGACCTCCGCGAGCGAATCGCGGAGACGCTTGCGGCAAACGACCTCACCGACGCCTACGTTAAGCTCTCGATCTCACGTGGCGTCCAGGCCGGAAAGCTCACCCCGGATCCCGCTGTCGACCCGACGATAGTCGTGATTGTCGACTCGCTTCCCCGGGGAGGAATCGACGGCGATCCGGTCTGGGACGACCCGGCGACAGTCCGGACGGTCGAGACCCGGAAGATCCCCGACGCTGCGCTGCCGGCGGATACCAAGACGCATAATTATCTCAACGGGATTCTCGCCCGGCTCGAACTCCAGCAGGAGGCCAGTGGCGACCCGGCCGACGAAGCACTCCTGCTCGACACCGACGGGTATCTCGCGGAAGGGGCGACGAGCAACCTCTTCTTCGTGGCGGATGGCGTCGTCCACACGCCGACGACCGACCAGCCGATCCTGCCCGGCGTGACCCGCTCGATCGTCCTGGATCTCGCTCGCGAGGAAGGACTTCCTGTCGAGACCGGCCCTTACGAGCGCGATGACCTGCTGGCTGTCGACGAGGCCTTCCTGACGAACACGACCTGGGAACTCCGCCCGGTCGGGGCCGTCGACGGCGAGTCCATCGGCGGCGGCCCGATCACGCGGCTGCTCTCCCGACTCTACGATCGGCGCGTCGAGCGCTCGTGTTACGAGTGA
- a CDS encoding ABC transporter permease: MSRLGRITSETRAATRAFLRRRTAVFFTFLFPLLIVLIFGALVQTQPTGGGLFTEPPAYYVPGYLAVVVLFTPLSRVGSEVARHRDDRRFEKLATTPLSRAEWLLSQTLVNVAIIGVAAVLVLAVMVAVTGATVAPSPWLVPFLAIGVALFCGIGALLGSFTDSQDGVIAASNTLALPLLFLSETFVPPALLPEWFRPLIELSPLTYFSRGVRAVVTDPGAGVEGTVVAVWPAGPDPAANLAILSMLALVTFGLGALTLPRTD, from the coding sequence GTGAGCCGGCTGGGCCGAATCACGAGCGAGACGCGCGCCGCGACGCGAGCGTTCCTTCGTCGCCGGACCGCGGTCTTCTTCACGTTCCTGTTTCCGCTCCTGATCGTCCTCATCTTCGGCGCGCTGGTCCAGACCCAGCCCACCGGCGGCGGTCTCTTTACGGAGCCACCAGCCTACTACGTCCCGGGGTATCTCGCGGTCGTCGTCCTCTTTACCCCGCTCTCTCGGGTCGGTAGCGAGGTCGCGCGCCATCGCGACGATCGGCGCTTCGAGAAGCTGGCGACGACGCCGCTGTCGCGGGCCGAATGGCTGCTCTCCCAGACGCTCGTCAACGTCGCCATCATCGGCGTCGCGGCCGTGCTGGTGCTCGCGGTGATGGTGGCCGTCACCGGGGCGACGGTCGCCCCGTCACCGTGGCTGGTGCCGTTCCTCGCGATCGGCGTCGCGCTGTTCTGTGGGATCGGCGCGCTACTCGGGAGTTTCACGGACTCCCAGGACGGCGTCATCGCCGCCTCGAACACGCTTGCCCTCCCGCTGCTGTTCCTCTCGGAAACCTTCGTCCCGCCGGCACTCCTCCCGGAATGGTTCCGCCCGCTGATCGAGCTCTCGCCGCTGACATACTTCTCGCGGGGCGTCCGAGCGGTCGTGACCGATCCCGGCGCGGGCGTCGAGGGAACGGTCGTCGCCGTCTGGCCCGCCGGCCCCGATCCGGCCGCCAACCTCGCGATCCTGTCGATGCTGGCGCTCGTCACGTTCGGACTCGGAGCACTCACGTTGCCCCGGACGGACTGA